TCGGCCCAGTTCCTCCTGTGagattgctgttgctgctgctctcAGTGGCCACGCTGAGGGAGATGCCGCGCCGTGCCGCGCCCAGCGTCCCCTGCAGCCCTGGCCCCTGGTGTGAGCTCTGCTGACGCAGCTTGTGGGCTGCCGTTACTGCTTTGTTGAGTAGTGGTTTTTGTAATTCCCTCATTGTCCTGAAGGTATTaattgcaatttttctgtaagaaaGAACTGTCATTTTTCTCCACTTACTCATTGATTCACTTATTTCTATCAATATGGTCTCATAGACACTTGTTTTATCCTGTGCGTTTTAATCCAGTACTTGTATTATTCCTCTTATTGCTCAGATTGCCCCAGGTGCAGTCACTGGGACCATCTGGGCCTCTTAGGCATGTTCATCTTTACATCTGGTTCTGCAAGCTGTCTCGGGCtcagcttttttccccctccccagccctgtaaTCAGCCACTGCTCCACAGAGCCCTGAGGCTTTCTATGAAAGGTGTGTTTGTagctttcatatatttttacagcTTTCAAATATGACAAGTGGTTGTTTCCAGTTAATTTCCAGGACACAGTATTTTTCCTACAGTTAGCATTGCTGCGACTTACCAATATGAAAACCCACAGAGAACTGGCCTTTTATGGTAGCTCCCTGTTGTGTGACAGTGCAGAGCGTTTCTGTGACACAGTCAGGCTCCTTAGAGTGTTGTACAGATACTTCCATggggtgaaggtgaaagtcactctgtcatgtccgactctgggaatccatgaactatagagtccatggcattctccaggccagaacactggactgggtagcctttcccttctccaggggatcttcccaacccagggatcgaacccaggtctcctgcattgtaggcggattattaaccagctgagccacaagggaagccctacatgGAGTAGGCCTGGTATAAGTTGATTTTAGAAGAAGAAATGTTTCCTGTCGCCTTGTTGCAGAAGGCTGTTTCTCCCCAGGAGAAGGAGTGTGTCATCGAGGCCCGTCACCATGGCCACAGACAGAAGCCTTGGCGGGCACGCACTGCTGCCCGCTGACAAAGGCATCTCACCCCTCGCCCCGCCAGTCGTCTTTTTGTTGAGGGAAGCGTACTTTTGTGGAGTGTGTTTTAAGTCTTATAGGATATTCTTTAGACAGGGATCgttggcttttaaaaatgtttctacttGGATTTAACACAAGCATTTTGAACTGTTAAAAtaggtgtttggttttttttttcttttattgataaCTGTAAATAATTTGATACTCACTTTTTTGTCCCCCGCAGGAAAGCCTGCCCAAGAAAACCTCAGATCCATCGAGTCCGGGGAAGATGGGATGCTCCCTGCAGCAGGTGGCAGCCCCGTCCGAACCTCTGCTATGCAGACATGCCTGGCAGAACTGTCCATGGAGATCGAGGGCGACTTCTCTGCCTGTGAGGACTTGGGCGGAGCAGCGGGTTGTGACAGCAGCCTCTCTGGGGAGGATCCGGCTCCTGAGGCTGTGGCATGGAGGGGCGCGGCTCAGGGACATGGTTTCGACGAGGACCTCCAGGCTGCAGTCGACTTCTTCAGGCGGCCCCCGCCCCTCCTGTCCCCGGTGCCCTCCCCGCCGCCCGTGTCGCCACCTCGTCTGGGCGGCTCACCTTCTCTGCTTGCACCTGTGAGTAGGCACTTTGTATGGGCCTCGCCAGGTGGCCACCTTGTCCACCCTGACGTGAGCGCCTTCCAGATAGTGTCAGGGCGGAACCCCAGGAGTTCTCGAGGCACGCCAGTGCCCCGGGGTCTGTATCTTACACAtgcgcgcgtacacacacacacacacacacacacacacacacacacacacacacacacacacacacacacacacacacacacacacacacacacacacacacacacgtcatggTCTTCGTTTTGTACTGGGGGTGCATTGTTACTGTTATCATCTGCAGCATATTTTAAGTCTCCTGTGGGGgactgtgtgttagttgcttactCTTACCTTTAGTTTTGGACACGTAACGGGCATGGAATGAGTGAGTTACACAGGTGTTTGTAGGCCTGAAGTGTTTCAGAGATGAAAAGTCCATGTATGGCATGCACGCCTGTTAACTTAGGTTGATGCATTCTCCACCTTCATGCAATGAATTCATCTCTTTGAGTACTTGCAGAGTGGTTTATGTGATTTCTTAGGAagttaatctttttttctctctttcctttttattgtttaaattgtGAAAGTGatagggattgcaaagagttggacatgactgagcaaccttcacttcGCAACACACTCACTAGGAGACTAGGAAAAGACAGAACCAAATTCCATATAGAGGAAGTTAGTCTTGAGAGCAGATTTGTATACTTTTTGGCTtaaggaagaaagagataaaTGGCTCCTTTGAGTCACTTCATTTAGGAACCGTGATGCTTGTCTGTTACGTTCTGGACATGGTGCTAGACACCAGGAGCCCAGAGGTGACCAAGTCTGGTCACCCTTGCTTGGGTCTTGGGGGGTTGCCCATGAGGGGGCTGTGGTGGAATCTGCGttgctggggctgggctgggcgctCACCCTGGCAGGAGGCCGGCGGAGGGCTGGTGGGAGAGGCCCCCAGATGCTGGCGTCCAGCCTGGCGTGGAGGCGGCATCGGGTGGAGGTGCTGTTCACAGAGGTGTGGAACTTGGGCCAACCTGACGCGGGGAGTGTTCACCCAGACCAGGGCCCAGGCCCATGTGTGTCTTAAGGGCTTCACGTGTTCTGACAGCAGTGGGGAGTTGTCGATGGGTCCAGAGAAGTGGACCCTAAAGGTGAAGTTCCACGTGAAAGTTTCCGTTGAGTCgcagtggggatggggagaaAATGGGGGAGTCCGGGGACAGGCAGGACCATGGACTGGAGTCTTGGGATCACCAGTGTTCTGCGTTCTTGACCCCTGGATCCAGTAGCTGCACTGGAGTTAACTGGTAGGCACTGGTTTAGAAAAGGTCTCCAGGCTGAGCGAGCAGCGAACCTGGTGAGATTTGCAGTGTGGCTGTGAGAGGAGCGGTCAGGCACGGTGTGGAAATAGCGCAGAGAACAAGAGCCTCGGCAGGAAGGCAGCGGAGGAAATGCTCCACAAGGGGTGGGAGGGcctccacctccccctcccccggggCGCCTGTGAGCCGGGGGTCCCGTCTGGGGCGTGGAGTGGGGCAGGCTGGGTGCAGCGGCCTGTGTGCAGCGGAGGCCTGGGGCCGGCGGCGTCTCCCTCAgcatggggaaggggagggccGCGTCCTGGCAGAGTGCCGGTGAGGCCGGAAGGAAGAGGACAGAGGCTGGACGCGACGCCTGCAGTAGAGGAGAAGCAGGACGGGAGGGTGCCCTGGCACCCTCGGGAGGATGGGCTTTTCTGGCCGGAGCCCGTTTGGGTCGGGGTTGGTTACTCATCATCAGTCCGTCTGCCACGCAGGACCAAGGGCAGGCTCTCTGGGGCTGGGTGACGGAGGCAGGTCTAGACGAGGGGCTGGTCGGGGGTCGTGGAGAGCTTCTGGAGCAGATGTGGAGGTCATGGGCCACAGGGAAGGGGAGTGGTTCCTACACGGAGGGGAGCTTGAGGGTCCGGGGATAACTGCAGCTGGGGTGCAGCCTCGGTGAGAGGCGTGGGCATACGGGCCTGCAGAGCGGCCCCCAGAGCGCGAGCCGGGCctgggggggcgggaggggcgagTGGGGGCAGAGAGGACAGCTGGGCGGCTGCAGGCAGTGGGCCTTGCGAGTTGAGGAGGAGGACGGTTCAGAGTCAGCACAGAGCGAACCCTCAGCCGCGAGTGCATAACGCCTGGACGCCTCTCGGGGGGACGCGGTGTGCATGCGGGGAGCATGGGGGGCTTCTCTGAGGAGAGACGGGGAAGGCGCTGGCTCTCCAACCCCTGCCCACGCACCTGTGGAGCACCCGGGGTGGCCTGCCTTCCTCAAACGCCTCCGGAGCTTGTCCGCGTCCAGTGCGTAATCGGTAACTGTGTGTAGTTAGTTGAAGTTGTATTTAACTGACAGATacaattcctttgtttttaaggAGCCCTTCTTTGGAGAGGGTGCCGACTCCAGCGATTATGACTCGGCCCCACATAGGAATCCTGAGCCTGTGTCAGAAGACGATCCGCCTAAGGCCCAGGACCGCTGTGGCTCatctggagagagggaaggagctgGAGCCTGGGAGGAGCGGTCCCATGCCTGCGAGGCTGCCCCGGCCCTCAGCGCGGGGACCACGCTTGGCTTTGGGACCTTCGCAACAACCCTGTGGGAGCCCACGGCCTCGTTTGCCTTCGCTCGCGAGCAGCTCTGGACCGTGTCCTCTGAGCTCAGGGCTGGGAGAGAGAAGGGCGTTGTGGACGAGCCGGGCAGACACAGAGAGGTCGGGGAGAAGGCCAGGTTGGTGCACGGCGCGTGGATACGTCCCAGAGCCACGGGCGGCGAGGCTGCCGAGACGCTGTCGGGCAGCCTGGCGCGAGAGGAGGGCGCGGCTCACGGTCGGTCAGaccagcctccccctcccccagacctGCGGCCGCTCAGTGAGCCCAgggcacctgatgggaagacccTGCTGTCCCCAGTGCTTGAATCACCTGAATCAGAGCTGGCCAGGTGGACGCTTAATGATGGAACTGCGTCTGAATCGGGGTGGCGGTCAACTTCTGGTCATTTCCAGGGACAGCCCagagccttggagaaggaaagaggagccaTGCAGAGGTGCGTTTCAGGAGCACCCCCTGCCCCGGGAGCTGCGGGACTCTGCCTGGGAGACGCGTGGTCTTGCTCCTTGGCCTCGGGCTCCTCCCCTCGCTGCGGCCGCCCCCCATCTCCCTCGGGACTGGAGGGTACCGCCATTCCCCCTGCCATTGGCCTTCCCCGCCCGCCTGGCTCAGAGCAGACGGCGCCCGCTGTCGCGGTGACCACGCTGGAGGTGCCCCGCGAGTCCCCAGGGTGCCCCTCGGAAGGGGGCCGTCTGGAGAGCAGCTTCCCCGCTCTGAGCCCCGTGTTGGGGGCGTCTGGTCCTTCTGGTCAGAGGAGCGGCCTGCTGGGATGCGCGGCCTTTGTGAAGGACTTGAACAGTGCCCGCTCGCTCCCGCAGCCTCTTTTCCCCCCACGGTTGGCGTTCCTCCCGCGGTCAGCGTTCCCGGGGGTCGCCGGCAGCGGGCTGGCTGCTAGGCAGGCGCTGAGGGTAGAGCTCGCACCTGCTGGGACGGGTTTCACAGCATCACCAGGGCCTCCATCCAGCTTGGTCAGGAGCGGCTTAGACTTTGGCAGAAGTGCTTCCTGGCACCACAGTGACCTCTTGCGGCGGGGCGGTGAGGAGAGGCTGAGCGCACAGCCCGATGATGCGCCGCGGACTGCGAGGTCCTCAGAGGGCAGCGGGTCGGCGTCCGCATTCGCCGGCGAGGACCACAGTCCCGCTGCGCCCCGGGCCCCGGCATCCGTGCTGCCCAACCAGGTGTCCGTGATCACGAAGCAGGCGCGGCCTGGCCCCGCGCAGCCTGCCCGCCTGGAGCCCCCGGGGCCGGCCGGGAGCGAGCCTGCCTCAGCGACCACTGGCGACGCCCAGGCCGGCTGGACGGCGTGTGGGGCGCAGCGTGGCGGAGAGAGGGGCGCCCCTGCGCAGAGCAGGGCCCGGAGCCCTGCCTCAGGAGCCCCCACCTCCTGGGGAAGATTAGACAGTGATGCTCCAAGCGGTTCTTACCCTGTAGAAAATTCCCATCATCCTACAGACTGtaaattctctttctcttctgagaGCGTCCTGGTCCCAAACCGAGAGGCCCTGACGGGCGCTGCGGTGCAACAAGAGGCTCAGAAGCGGAGCCCTGGCCTTCCAGCCCCAGACGCGCACACGGCCAGCCTGGACGTGGACAGACGTCCAGCCCCGGAGCTGACGCTCTCCAGAGGTTTTCCTGCTGGAGAGGAAGTCAGGTGCCCTGAGGCGTCTCTGGCCTTTTCACAGGCCCCGCCTGCCGTGCAGCGTGGCCTGAAGGAACGCCTGCAGCTGGAGCCTGAGAGTCCTGGCGGCGCGCCTCCTGCAGGCCTGGGCACCGCCGAGACTGCGTTTCCGCGAGCTGCCCCGTGCTGTTACAGCGGCATCCGGGAGGCGGGCGGAGGCGACACCGAGGTGGAGGAGAGCGAGGCGCCCAGCGGCAGCGAGGGGGAGACCGAGCCCGACCCCACCCCCGAGCCGGGCCTGCACGGTGCCCCCGGGGCCCCCAGGTGGGCCCTGGGGGCTGCAGAGTCCGGGCCTTCTGTCGAGGTGGGCTCCCTGACCTCAGCTCTGCAGGACTTCAACATCAGCACGCTCTCTGAGGTGGACAGACTGTCCACCTCCGAGGTCGTCACGTTTCTTGAAAGCTGTCAGCTGAGAGACTATAGTTCAGCGGACTCCGTTTCAGAATGTTCTAGCAAAGAAACCCTGAGTAGAGGAATGAATGAGGAATTGACGCACAGAGGACCATCAGGAGAAGGGTATGGGAGTCAGATCTGTGAAGAGGAAGCGCTGGAGACCTCTGAAGAGTGGGTGGAGTCGGAGGAGGACGACTGTCCTCTGCGGGGTCAGCTCCCTCGCTGCTCCCTGGAGACGCTCTCCGAGGTGCTCACCAGGCTCGGGCAGGAGCTGCAGGCCGGGCAGGAGGACAGCGGGGCGGAGAAGGCCGCGGGGCTGCTGCTCTTCAGGGGGCCTGAGCGCGCGACGGCAGGGCACCTCCAGCAGCAGCCTCCGCCTCTGAGCACGGCCACCGCCACCTCACCCGTGCCGACGGCCGGCCCTTACATGCGGGGCGTGTCCCCTGCACCTGCTGGACCTGGCCGCGAAAACACGCAGGGCGTGCCTGAGGGCCGCGTGGATGCGCTCGGGCCggtgggcagtggggaggaggTCCCGTCAGAACCCACAGAGCCCTCGGTCCCGAGCGCTGACCCAGGAGCGGGTCCAGGAGAGGTGAGGCTTCAGTGTCAGATCTCCACGGTGACCTCTGAGGTCATCAACGTGCTCATCAACAAGGATCAGAACCTAGTCATTGAGAAGGGGGACAACTGGACCATCATCAATGGGGTGGCGCTCATGCCGGAGGTGGGCCAGGTTATCCTCTGTGACGCCCCGGAGGACGCCCCCCTTTCCGCCGATCCGGAAGAGCTGGCAGCTGGTCTCCTGTCGGTTCCTCCCGTGGAGAGGTCCCCAGAGGCTGGTCGCCCTGTCGCACCTCTTCAGGAGCCCCCGTGTGGCCGCAGTGCGGCTGGAGCCCAGGAGGGGATCTCGAGCAGTGGGCAGACTGGTAACTTTGATAAAAGTCGTTTGCGAAACAGACCCGTCAAACCCAGTGTGAGGATCAGCTCTGAGATATATGATCAGAACTTTGAGTCGCAGACTGCTCCGTTTGATCACACTTATTATAACTCGAAACTGGAGCCACTGGGCAAAAATAAGAATCGATCAAAGGTTTCAAATAGAGATCAGTCCAACAAGCCAGTCAAGACTCCACCATCGGGCCGAGTTGAAACCACTCAGCGTGAACTCTCTCCTTCGTTTTCAGGGGAAAGGGGTCATGGAAAACCCCAGAGAAGTCACACGCAAACCATCCTGGCCACTGCCGACACATCCACACCCGCAGATTGCTGTGTGGACACATTGAGCAAGATCCGGCAGGAGGTGGGGCCCCCACTGCCCCCGCTGCTGGCGCCCCTGATCGCCACGCCACCACGGATGTCCAGGCCAGCGTCTCCCCTCATCTCCAGCTCCAGCCCCTCCTCGCCCCTGTCCCCGCTCTGCCCTATGTCCCCGTCATCCGAGCCCCCGGCACCTCCTGTGACGTCCCCGCTTCCGGAGGAGCCAGGGCCCTGCTCTCCTTCGTGCGCCTCCCCGTCCCCATCGTCTGCGCCGGCTGAGGACAGGGTCTTGTCGTCCCCCCTGCAGTTCTGTGCGGCGACCCCAAAGCACGCCCTCCCAGTGCCTGGCCGCCTGCCCCCGCTCGCCGCCGCCCATCCTGCGGTGGCAGCACCCCCAGAGAACTCGGTGAAGATCCTGGACACCATGTACCCGGAGCTGTCCGCCCGGGCCCGCACCCTCAACATCCTTAAAGGGAACATCCAACTCACGCGAGGCCCGCCGGCCAACCGTAAGGGCCTGCCGGGGCCCGTGGGCGCCATCGCAGGCTTCCAAGCCATTGCTTCCAGCTCCACCGCCTTCGTGAAGGCAGGGGGCAGCTCCAGCGGCGACGGCAAGCAGGACaaggcaggaggcctggggcctCCGCAGGACCCAGCTGGGAAAAGGACGCTGTCTGCAAGCACTCCGCGGAGCGCCAAGAGGCTGCGCCTGGACAGCGGGTCCCCAGAGCCAGAGCCCACCCCGAAGGGCGTGGGCTGCAGCCCCCAGAGGGACCCCCCCCAGGCTGCAGCCCTGAGCCCAGAGGAAGGCAGGCCTCCTCTCCCAACCTCGCTGTCGCCCCTCAACCCCGAAGAAACCGCGGAGACCCCTGACAGAGCCATCGCGGAGGCCCTGAGAAAGATCAGGGAGGCGGCCTTTGACCTGTTACCTGTCATCCGGAGTCACGTGTATGTGGGAAACATCTCCAAAAAGCCAGTCATGCGAGACCAGGAGAAGGAAGTTGTTTATGAGTTCAGCACCACAAAAAAGGTAGGTGGCTTCTCCGCCGGGAAAGCGTTGGGATTGCCCGTCCCCCTGCACAGGCTGCCTCCTGCCGGCGAGGGGGGGCCCCGAACAGAAGGTTATTGTCCGGGATGGACAGTCACCGTGTAAGTGTCGGGGCCTGTGCTTTACTTCTAGCCAGCAGTTTGTACATCTGAGAAGTGGTCAGATGTTGGGGACTTGGTAGTCTGTATTCACTAGATAAGTTAcagttttaaagggaaaaaaaggtgcCCGTCAGGACTTACATTGTACAGTTCCCATTGATGCTGGCACATTTAAAGGCCCAAAATAGTTTTCTTCAGAGCATCAGTTGCTCTGTGATAGAGCCTTTCTGTCATTACTGTTACATACACATTTGAGAATTTTGAGAGAAAGTTAGTGTATGGGTCCCCCCCTCGCCCCCCACACTCAATACAGGTCACCAGTCAAATAGGAAAACATGCTTAGTTTCaagaggaggtggggagagaagtGTGTAGATTTACATACTGGATTTCTTAGGACTTTCCTAGGTTATTATCTTTTCCATGTTCATGTTGATAGTGGATGGGTGACTTCCAGTGTCCCTGGATTAACATTAGTGGTTATCTGTGAGTATAGGCCTGGAACCACAGTGGTATACATGTTTATTGTTCATTTCAGAAAGCATCAAGAGCAGTACAGGTAACTTTGGAAGGATgtttattttcacgtgattgaatGTATGAGGTTACTTAGTACTTCTTTTCCTGAGTAAGGAAACTGTTACCCAGTATTCTAAGAGCTAAACAGGGTAAGTGTGTAGAGTATATtgcatttcagaaaacaaaaatgacagtAGAGTTAGAGTGGATTTCATACACACAGATTATTTTAGTAAAAGCCAAAACATCATAGCTTGTTCAAATGGCGGTAGTGACGGGCATCAGGAGTTGGACGGGCCGTGGGCCCCGTAGCCCGGCTGACCTCAGCCAAACTGCTGTCTGCCTGCCGGGGGCCCCTTTCTCTGCAGATCCTCCAAGCTTCCCTGCTGAGCGGGTTACCGCAGCGGCAGCTGGCCTCTGTCTGAGACAGTGCCGCTTTTATTTTCCCAGCTTTCCCAAAGACTTGACTTTGTAACTTGTAACTGTTCCGTAGTAGGCTAACGATAAATATCAACGTACAtcgtctttttgttttttatcccCCAATTCAGCATTTAGCAGAGAGCTTGCTTCACTGTATCCTCTCAGAGCTGAAAACTCAGAAGATGTCCGTGGAGCACAATTACATCCACGCGCTCTGCCGGGTGTACGTGGGGGTCTGCCGGCAGCTGGGCGACCTGGAGAGGGCGCGCCTCTTCTGCTACGGCCTGCTCAAGGAAGGTGCGCGTGGGTGGGGATCGCGCTCGCCTCCGAAACGGGCGCTTTCTCTTTGACCTGCTTACATGTGCGTCTGGGTTTCCAGCCGAGCTGTTGTGTTGTCTTTCGTGCATCGCCCTGGTTTTCAGTGGGAGGATTTGTGTGAC
The Muntiacus reevesi chromosome 14, mMunRee1.1, whole genome shotgun sequence DNA segment above includes these coding regions:
- the ICE1 gene encoding little elongation complex subunit 1 isoform X2, yielding MMPGETHSAAPGTAADLSRCQGCASLQQNLNEYVDALITLKQKIINTDNLLTEYQKKCDELQFARRENSTLHHQVEQMLQKISPLQKCQEELGFLKAELEEKKSSLKLYQDTHWEYARVKEECLKTDAQKKKLEAKVKKLEEAAVKQTQDFKQLRNEKKILEKEFKKTQERLDEFSKQRNERELRHIGTQISSDSCGSIDKRKVKLLLKELWLCINTTHRLPGEGGRCIPGKPAQENLRSIESGEDGMLPAAGGSPVRTSAMQTCLAELSMEIEGDFSACEDLGGAAGCDSSLSGEDPAPEAVAWRGAAQGHGFDEDLQAAVDFFRRPPPLLSPVPSPPPVSPPRLGGSPSLLAPEPFFGEGADSSDYDSAPHRNPEPVSEDDPPKAQDRCGSSGEREGAGAWEERSHACEAAPALSAGTTLGFGTFATTLWEPTASFAFAREQLWTVSSELRAGREKGVVDEPGRHREVGEKARLVHGAWIRPRATGGEAAETLSGSLAREEGAAHGRSDQPPPPPDLRPLSEPRAPDGKTLLSPVLESPESELARWTLNDGTASESGWRSTSGHFQGQPRALEKERGAMQRCVSGAPPAPGAAGLCLGDAWSCSLASGSSPRCGRPPSPSGLEGTAIPPAIGLPRPPGSEQTAPAVAVTTLEVPRESPGCPSEGGRLESSFPALSPVLGASGPSGQRSGLLGCAAFVKDLNSARSLPQPLFPPRLAFLPRSAFPGVAGSGLAARQALRVELAPAGTGFTASPGPPSSLVRSGLDFGRSASWHHSDLLRRGGEERLSAQPDDAPRTARSSEGSGSASAFAGEDHSPAAPRAPASVLPNQVSVITKQARPGPAQPARLEPPGPAGSEPASATTGDAQAGWTACGAQRGGERGAPAQSRARSPASGAPTSWGRLDSDAPSGSYPVENSHHPTDCKFSFSSESVLVPNREALTGAAVQQEAQKRSPGLPAPDAHTASLDVDRRPAPELTLSRGFPAGEEVRCPEASLAFSQAPPAVQRGLKERLQLEPESPGGAPPAGLGTAETAFPRAAPCCYSGIREAGGGDTEVEESEAPSGSEGETEPDPTPEPGLHGAPGAPRWALGAAESGPSVEVGSLTSALQDFNISTLSEVDRLSTSEVVTFLESCQLRDYSSADSVSECSSKETLSRGMNEELTHRGPSGEGYGSQICEEEALETSEEWVESEEDDCPLRGQLPRCSLETLSEVLTRLGQELQAGQEDSGAEKAAGLLLFRGPERATAGHLQQQPPPLSTATATSPVPTAGPYMRGVSPAPAGPGRENTQGVPEGRVDALGPVGSGEEVPSEPTEPSVPSADPGAGPGEVRLQCQISTVTSEVINVLINKDQNLVIEKGDNWTIINGVALMPEVGQVILCDAPEDAPLSADPEELAAGLLSVPPVERSPEAGRPVAPLQEPPCGRSAAGAQEGISSSGQTGNFDKSRLRNRPVKPSVRISSEIYDQNFESQTAPFDHTYYNSKLEPLGKNKNRSKVSNRDQSNKPVKTPPSGRVETTQRELSPSFSGERGHGKPQRSHTQTILATADTSTPADCCVDTLSKIRQEVGPPLPPLLAPLIATPPRMSRPASPLISSSSPSSPLSPLCPMSPSSEPPAPPVTSPLPEEPGPCSPSCASPSPSSAPAEDRVLSSPLQFCAATPKHALPVPGRLPPLAAAHPAVAAPPENSVKILDTMYPELSARARTLNILKGNIQLTRGPPANRKGLPGPVGAIAGFQAIASSSTAFVKAGGSSSGDGKQDKAGGLGPPQDPAGKRTLSASTPRSAKRLRLDSGSPEPEPTPKGVGCSPQRDPPQAAALSPEEGRPPLPTSLSPLNPEETAETPDRAIAEALRKIREAAFDLLPVIRSHVYVGNISKKPVMRDQEKEVVYEFSTTKKAFSRELASLYPLRAENSEDVRGAQLHPRALPGVRGGLPAAGRPGEGAPLLLRPAQGRFPRV
- the ICE1 gene encoding little elongation complex subunit 1 isoform X1, with translation MMPGETHSAAPGTAADLSRCQGCASLQQNLNEYVDALITLKQKIINTDNLLTEYQKKCDELQFARRENSTLHHQVEQMLQKISPLQKCQEELGFLKAELEEKKSSLKLYQDTHWEYARVKEECLKTDAQKKKLEAKVKKLEEAAVKQTQDFKQLRNEKKILEKEFKKTQERLDEFSKQRNERELRHIGTQISSDSCGSIDKRKVKLLLKELWLCINTTHRLPGEGGRCIPGKPAQENLRSIESGEDGMLPAAGGSPVRTSAMQTCLAELSMEIEGDFSACEDLGGAAGCDSSLSGEDPAPEAVAWRGAAQGHGFDEDLQAAVDFFRRPPPLLSPVPSPPPVSPPRLGGSPSLLAPEPFFGEGADSSDYDSAPHRNPEPVSEDDPPKAQDRCGSSGEREGAGAWEERSHACEAAPALSAGTTLGFGTFATTLWEPTASFAFAREQLWTVSSELRAGREKGVVDEPGRHREVGEKARLVHGAWIRPRATGGEAAETLSGSLAREEGAAHGRSDQPPPPPDLRPLSEPRAPDGKTLLSPVLESPESELARWTLNDGTASESGWRSTSGHFQGQPRALEKERGAMQRCVSGAPPAPGAAGLCLGDAWSCSLASGSSPRCGRPPSPSGLEGTAIPPAIGLPRPPGSEQTAPAVAVTTLEVPRESPGCPSEGGRLESSFPALSPVLGASGPSGQRSGLLGCAAFVKDLNSARSLPQPLFPPRLAFLPRSAFPGVAGSGLAARQALRVELAPAGTGFTASPGPPSSLVRSGLDFGRSASWHHSDLLRRGGEERLSAQPDDAPRTARSSEGSGSASAFAGEDHSPAAPRAPASVLPNQVSVITKQARPGPAQPARLEPPGPAGSEPASATTGDAQAGWTACGAQRGGERGAPAQSRARSPASGAPTSWGRLDSDAPSGSYPVENSHHPTDCKFSFSSESVLVPNREALTGAAVQQEAQKRSPGLPAPDAHTASLDVDRRPAPELTLSRGFPAGEEVRCPEASLAFSQAPPAVQRGLKERLQLEPESPGGAPPAGLGTAETAFPRAAPCCYSGIREAGGGDTEVEESEAPSGSEGETEPDPTPEPGLHGAPGAPRWALGAAESGPSVEVGSLTSALQDFNISTLSEVDRLSTSEVVTFLESCQLRDYSSADSVSECSSKETLSRGMNEELTHRGPSGEGYGSQICEEEALETSEEWVESEEDDCPLRGQLPRCSLETLSEVLTRLGQELQAGQEDSGAEKAAGLLLFRGPERATAGHLQQQPPPLSTATATSPVPTAGPYMRGVSPAPAGPGRENTQGVPEGRVDALGPVGSGEEVPSEPTEPSVPSADPGAGPGEVRLQCQISTVTSEVINVLINKDQNLVIEKGDNWTIINGVALMPEVGQVILCDAPEDAPLSADPEELAAGLLSVPPVERSPEAGRPVAPLQEPPCGRSAAGAQEGISSSGQTGNFDKSRLRNRPVKPSVRISSEIYDQNFESQTAPFDHTYYNSKLEPLGKNKNRSKVSNRDQSNKPVKTPPSGRVETTQRELSPSFSGERGHGKPQRSHTQTILATADTSTPADCCVDTLSKIRQEVGPPLPPLLAPLIATPPRMSRPASPLISSSSPSSPLSPLCPMSPSSEPPAPPVTSPLPEEPGPCSPSCASPSPSSAPAEDRVLSSPLQFCAATPKHALPVPGRLPPLAAAHPAVAAPPENSVKILDTMYPELSARARTLNILKGNIQLTRGPPANRKGLPGPVGAIAGFQAIASSSTAFVKAGGSSSGDGKQDKAGGLGPPQDPAGKRTLSASTPRSAKRLRLDSGSPEPEPTPKGVGCSPQRDPPQAAALSPEEGRPPLPTSLSPLNPEETAETPDRAIAEALRKIREAAFDLLPVIRSHVYVGNISKKPVMRDQEKEVVYEFSTTKKHLAESLLHCILSELKTQKMSVEHNYIHALCRVYVGVCRQLGDLERARLFCYGLLKEDFPESEKLTLFIANMWRDVFLSQSVINKAMQLVARQRAKGEVLNCLRAFLNWEKNAPVDVGFMVSKLLLTIQLCPKTEFQPSARFGEDLSDSTWEYVCAIDLLCCHQKWVWTHDNIISKELWPVMDKWIKYRKGHPNIAYTPDIIIASVLRLIGRLGQLGLKEGFPSAVKNISTVIGMFIQHAQDEGIPWGVQLAAVYALCDLSPSNPAEISEILEAWRRESARSVPAAVLGALDEVGALCAEGRG